The proteins below are encoded in one region of Caldisalinibacter kiritimatiensis:
- the gltX gene encoding glutamate--tRNA ligase: MSEVRVRFAPSPTGYLHIGGLRTALYDYLFAKNKGGKYVLRIEDTDRTRYVEGAIENLIQALEWAGVKHDEGVFIEDGKLVQKGEYGPYIQSERLDIYKKYIEELIEKGHAYYCFCSKERLDKVREEQKAKGLVPKYDGYCRSIDIEEAKKRIEAGEEYTVRLKLPANKEIKFHDAIRGEVTINTKDLDDQVLMKSDGFPTYHFAVVVDDHLMKITHIVRGEEWLPSTPKHVYLYEAFGWEKPEYIHLPTVLNKNKKKLSKRHGDVAVSDFRKKGYLPEALVNYLALVGWSPEDNQEIFSMNELIDKFSFDRVARTGGVFDKGKLNWINGQYIRNSSVERITELAIPHLKEAGYITEEDVKERYDWIKTMVSTVQESLSYVGEITEKVDFYFNDEVKLEDEKAEEVIKEEQVPELLKALKEELNDIEEIDEEFASSIFKTLKKKTGIKGRQLFMPIRVVLTGQVHGPEMVNIIMVLGKENILKRIEYVENNLL; this comes from the coding sequence ATGTCTGAAGTTAGAGTGAGATTTGCACCTAGTCCGACAGGTTATTTACATATAGGTGGTTTAAGAACAGCACTTTATGATTATTTATTTGCTAAGAACAAAGGCGGTAAATACGTTTTAAGAATTGAAGATACAGATAGAACTAGATATGTAGAAGGAGCAATAGAAAATTTAATTCAAGCATTAGAATGGGCTGGCGTGAAACACGACGAGGGTGTTTTTATAGAAGATGGAAAGTTAGTACAAAAAGGTGAATATGGTCCATATATTCAGTCAGAAAGATTAGATATATACAAAAAGTATATTGAAGAACTTATAGAGAAAGGACATGCATATTATTGTTTCTGTTCTAAAGAAAGATTAGATAAGGTTAGAGAAGAACAAAAAGCTAAAGGTCTTGTTCCAAAGTATGATGGATATTGTAGAAGTATAGATATAGAAGAAGCTAAAAAGAGAATAGAAGCAGGAGAAGAATATACTGTAAGATTGAAACTACCTGCTAATAAGGAAATTAAATTCCACGATGCAATAAGAGGAGAAGTTACAATAAACACGAAAGATTTAGATGACCAGGTACTTATGAAATCAGATGGATTCCCAACATATCATTTTGCAGTAGTTGTAGACGACCATCTTATGAAAATAACTCATATTGTAAGAGGAGAAGAGTGGTTACCTTCAACGCCTAAGCACGTGTACTTATATGAAGCATTTGGATGGGAAAAACCAGAGTATATTCACTTACCTACAGTTTTAAATAAAAATAAGAAAAAACTTAGTAAAAGACACGGAGATGTAGCTGTATCTGATTTCAGAAAGAAAGGATACCTACCAGAAGCATTAGTTAACTATTTAGCATTAGTTGGATGGAGTCCAGAGGATAATCAAGAGATTTTCTCAATGAATGAATTAATAGACAAGTTTTCTTTTGATAGAGTTGCTAGAACTGGTGGAGTATTTGACAAAGGTAAGCTTAATTGGATTAATGGTCAATATATAAGAAATAGTAGTGTAGAAAGAATTACAGAATTAGCTATTCCACATTTAAAAGAAGCTGGTTATATAACAGAAGAAGATGTAAAGGAAAGATATGATTGGATAAAGACGATGGTATCAACAGTACAAGAGAGTTTATCATACGTCGGCGAAATAACTGAAAAAGTAGACTTTTATTTCAACGATGAAGTTAAGCTTGAGGACGAAAAGGCTGAAGAGGTTATAAAAGAAGAGCAAGTACCAGAATTACTAAAAGCCCTTAAAGAAGAATTGAATGATATTGAAGAAATAGATGAAGAATTTGCAAGTAGTATATTCAAGACATTAAAAAAGAAAACAGGAATAAAGGGAAGACAGTTATTTATGCCAATTAGAGTAGTTCTTACAGGGCAAGTACATGGACCAGAAATGGTTAATATAATCATGGTTTTAGGTAAAGAGAATATATTAAAACGTATAGAATATGTAGAAAATAATCTTTTATAG